Sequence from the Helianthus annuus cultivar XRQ/B chromosome 13, HanXRQr2.0-SUNRISE, whole genome shotgun sequence genome:
ACCTTCGGGACAAGAGCAATAATAGTATGGTTCACCTGCTGAAGCAATTTACCATTATCAAAGAATTGCAGAATAGCATCCGAAACCTCCTCACCCACTATATCCCAAGCTTTCTTAAAGAAAACCGAAGTGAAACCATCAGGCCCGGGAGCTTTATTATCACCAATACTGAACATTGCAGCCTTTATTTCTTCTCTAGTCACAGGACGAATCATATGATTAGCTTCAACAGAGCTAACGGATTTTGAAAACAAATCCTCCATAATCAGATCATCAACCTCGGACTCGACACCCAAAAACTTCATATAGTGATCTACAAACGCATGCTCCACGTCTAAACCCTCGTAATGATTGCCATTAGCATCATTTATTGAGTGAATTTTGCTCCTTGCATTTCTGCTTTTAACAAAGTTGTGGAAATACGTTGTGTTACCATCACCCGCACTAAGCCAATCAAGTTTCGCTTTCTGTTTTACAAACGACTCCTCATCATAAGCAGCACAATGGAGCTCCTTTATAATGTTTGATTCTTTGACCCGAAGAGCAGCATCAAACGGGTTCTGATCAATCAGCTTATGAATATCATCCAGGCTAGCTCTAAGATTATTAACCTTAGCATGCAAGTTACCTTGTTTATGGAGAAGGATCCGCAACGGATGTTTTAGGTTACGAAGCTTTTTTACCACTGAAAGCATAGGAATACCAACAATCGTTTTGCTCCATTCAGCCACCACACACTCCTTAAAACCATCCTTAGAAGCTATGAAGTTAGCGAATTTAAATGGCTTCGGTTTAGCCCGAACCTCGCTAGCCATTTTCAGAATACATGGGGTGTGGTCCGACAACCGGTAAGGGTGATAAAACACGTGGGCATTCGGGAAATCATCTAAGAAACGAACATTACCCATCACCCGATCAATCTTCTTTAGGATACCTATCCCATCTCTTGGTTTTTGGTTCCACGTAAAGTGAAGACCATGGCCCGGAATATCTAGCAACTCATTTTGTTGAATACATTCAAAAAAATCCCGCATACCTATCGTAGGAGTGGACGATCCATGCAAACAATCATCCATATAAAGGGCCGAGTTGAAATCTCCCATCACAATCCACGGTTGATTCCTGGCTACCAAATTATGCTTGCATAAGTCTTGCCATAAAACCCGTCGCTCTTGATAAGTGTTCTTAGCATAGACAAATGACACAAGAAGAACTTTGGAATCGATATTTGACTTAAGCTGAACATGCATAACCTGGTCCGTTTGGGCTAGAACCATAAGCTGAAAATGATCATCGTTCCATCCTACAATAATTCTGGTTCCGTTGTTACACACCCCTCCATTAGACGTCCATTCCCACTTTTTAAACACTCTACCACAGACTTTCGAAAGCTTTGAAACCTCCACGTGAGACTCCAAGATAGCACAAACACTAAGCTGATTTTCTTTAACTATTTGGTGAACCTCCCTTTGTTTCAGGGGCCGGTTCAAGCCCCTTATATTCCAGGCGGCTATGCTATCCATAAAAACCCATAtcaccgggagtgcttgccccctcagaacgATCATTCTTTGAATTCATACTCATAAAAGACGACATTTCCGTATTGACAGGATCGATAAAACCCTCCTCCTCAGTATTACTCTGATTCAGTTGTTTTGAACTCATATCCACTAGTCTACTCGTGTTTCCATCCACCTTCTCATAAATCGGATCCTCCAACTGCAGCTCGTTTAAAGTACCTGATTTCAAAGAATCATCTGCTAAGCTTTCAAACTTATTGTGAGTGTCCACCGGATAAGAGTCTTGTTTAGCTTCCGGCTGATCTTTCGTTCCTGATGTACTGGCACCTGCAGAATTAGACTTAGGCTTGTAAACGAACTTCGGTTTTTGCTTTTTCTGTGGAAAACCATACTTTGCTGTTTTCCTTTTATCCATAATAAACCCCTCCTCGTCAATAGTAACCTGTTTAGCCTTATCTTTCGGGATTCTCGGGCATGATGAATTGTTATGACCAAATAAGCAACAAGTATCACATCGATGAGGTTTCCATTCGTATTCTACTTTAATGCTTTCTTTAACAAAACCCTCTTCATCCATTTTCGGGATAGCAACTACAACATGGTTCTTTAATCCATTTTCCGCATTAATCTCTACCAAAGCACGAGCATAACTGGTTCGACCCCAATTATCAATGCACATATCCGCTGTATAAGCATCTAACCTCTTGGGTATACCAACTTTTGAAGCCAGAAGACTAAGACCATCATCTGTGTAAACGGCAAGCGGAACATTATGAAACTTGATCCAAACTGGAACCGACTTAATACCATCCTTTTTTAAGCTGATTGTCGGACCCCAAACATTCAAAAACAACGGCATCTTCCTTATCAACCATGGACCACCTTCAAGAACTTTATTCATACCCTCCTTGGAGtcaaatttaaaaaagaaaaagccATCTGAGTTCATCATAAGTTTAACAAATCCATACTTCGCCCAAACATTCTTTACATAATATTCAACTACCGGAAACGGCAATCTATCACCAAGAAAATAACCATAAAGAacgttttcaaatttcttttgtaCCTGCCGAACAGCTTCCTTCGGAATAACCACATCAGCCTCCTCCACCGTTTCTGTAGACTCCAGTAATCTGAAATTTACCTCACGTTTCCCTTTCGTATTAAGCTTAACCCTATCCGCATACGTAACCTGAGTAGAGCTATTAGGGTTAGAACTTTCTCCTACAGCATGCACGGAATCAGGTTTAGCAACATCATGACCATCAGCTTTGTTTTCAACTGGAACTGTGATATATAAGTGTATCAGCAAAATTATCACAAATCGTGTGAAGGGTTGTTTGGGGACTCTTGTGAACATTAACCAGTCGGCATTTATTCCTGGTAGAAAGATTTCTGATAATATACTTATTACACAGGAGCTTATGCATAACTATCATGTGGATCGTGGTCCTCCGAGGTGTGCTTTCAAGATTGACATCCAGAAAGCTTATGATACTGTAAGCTGGTCTTTTTTAGAAACTATTTTAATCAGGTATGGATTCCACAGGAAAATGGTTTCTTGGATTATGGCGTGTGTCACAACAGTTTCCTACCCGGTTAGTGTAAATGGCGAGTTGCATGGTTTTTTCCCAGGGAAACGGGGTTTACGCCAAGGAGATCCAATGTCCCCATATTTATTCACGTTGATTATGGAGGTGTTATCTCTCATGTTACAAAAGATGGCGTTAAATCCTGCATTCAAGTTCCATCGACACTGTTATGAACAAAAGATTATCAACGTATCATTTGCtgatgatttatttgtttttgttaatgGTGATACCGGATCGGTTAAGCTTATTCGGAATGTTTTGGAGGAGTTCACTAGTGTTTCGGGCCTGGTCCCTAGTTTACCCAAGAGTACGATATTTTTTTGTAATGTTCCAAGCCATGTAAAAGCGGAGATTTTACGTTTGCTGCCGTTTCGTGAGGGTGAGCTACCGGTTCGCTACCTGGGGGTTCCCTTAATCTCTACTAAGCTGTCTTTTAGAGATTGTCGGGTTTTGGTGGAACGTATGGAGAGGAAGGTTGATAATTGGATGTCTAAATCTTTATCTTTTGCAGGTCGATTACAGCTCCTTAATTCTGTTCTTGCAGCAATGTATACGTATTGGGCCGAGGTTTTCATTTTGCCAGCGCGTATAGTCAAGGATTTGGAAAAGAGAATGCGAAGATTTCTTTGGAACGGGGGGGGCTTCGGGGAGTATCCGGTCTAAAGTAGCGTGGAAGGACGTGTGTTTGCCTACAGATGAGGGGGGTCTTGGAATTCGAAGTATTTCAGATGTGAACAAAGCACTTATGATGTCGCACATTTGGAGCATTATTAGTAACCGGGAATCCCTGTGGGTCAAGTGGATCCATTCTTACAAGATAAAAGGCAGAAATTTTTGGGAGATTCCAAGCCGTGGAGCGTTGACATGGAGTTGGAGAAAAATTTTATCTATTCGTCCGGTGGTTAGACCTCATGTTTGGAAGTTGATTGGGAGTGGTTCCCAGACTAATGCGTGGAGTGATAATTGGTGCGTATGCAGTCCGATTCGAAACTTTATTACGCCAAGGAGAATTGCCCAAGCGGGTTTTAATTTGCAAACTACGGTTGCAGAGATTGTGGATGCTGATGGTAACTGGCGGTGGCCTCAGGCTTGGTACGATTTATTCCCAGTGCTCATAGATGTCATGGTTCCGGCTCTAGTTCCTGATTCAGTTAATAGGCTGGGATGGAGATCTGTGGAAGGAAAAATTGTTCAGTTTAGCTCTTGGGAAGCTTGGAATAATCTTCGGGTAAGGGATAACAAGGTGGCTTGGGTGAATATGGTGTGGTATGGCCAATGCATTCCAAGACACTCTTTTCATCTTTGGTTAGTTCTCAAGAATAAGCTGAAGACTCAAGACAGATTAGCAGTATGGGAAGCGGGGAGTGAAACGAATTTACGTCTTATGTGCTGTCCACTTTGCAACTATGGGCGAGACTCAAGAgaccatcttttctttcaatgCACTTATGCGGCCAAGATTTGGAGCATTGTTAAACGAAAGGTTGATATGGTAGATGTAAACGATTCATGGAGCTCAATAATGGTGTGGATAGAGCTGAACGCAAATTCAAAGAAACTGGAACACATTGTTTGCAAGCTTTTGGTAGGGGCATCGACTTATTTTATATGGCAAGAACGGAATAATCGGCTGTTCTCCAACATCTACAGGAAGGAAGAGATGGTGGCTCAGATTATCTTGGACATGGTTCGGCTTCGTATTATGGGGTTCAAGGTCGGAAGAGACGTGAAGTATAGGAAGCTGTTGGAAACATGGGGAGTAAAAGAAGATGAACCGGGCTAATTGCGAGCTAGTATAGCAGTTAGTTAGTTTTGTTTTGTTCgggttgttttgtttgtttgggcCGTTTGTGAGTTGTATGTTTTGTGTTGCCTAGGCTTGGCCTATTGAGCCTAGTAGTGTGTGTCAAACTCATGTCACACCCTGTTCTTTGATTCTTTATAAAattttaccggggtaaccctttacccaaaatcAAGAACAACCCAAGCGAATTGGCAGCAAACCCTAGCAAAAAAAACGAAAAGAACAAACCCTAAACCTGATTTCAAAAGATTAGGAACCACGGTAGAAGTCTagaaaccttactcagaaggatcgaCAACACCACAATTGCTAACCCAGATCAATCAAGAATAAGATCAGAATGAACAAGAAGCTAGGGTTTCTCAGTAATCGCCATCAAGAATAAGATCAGAATGAACAAGAAGCTAGGGTTTCTCAGTAATCGCCAGAATCGCCCAGAGCCCTTCCCGATTATAGTTGTTATAATACACATAACAGTGATAGTCGATATGTAACTCGTTTGTtttgtgttaagacaatgtaaattaCTTAATgaaatcaataaaacgaaactttttgtatccatggttgcgaaacaataattctgccacgacactccccgacgtttccgccgcgtttttgttgttttaacgcggtcggggtgtggcaaaagagttggtatcagagccaatggttatagggaattagcttattagtaatgctttgacctagactataacctttaggaccctaacgcaaggaaacttgtgtttagattttaaaacaaaaccgtcacctatcctttggtgataaccacaatgagaacacaaatttcgaatccgctttgaaaactaatcattaCTTCGTAAatgatttgttataaggttttgaaccctcttagttttcaaaatctcgtcaaagtttgggtctaaataatgtgaacacatgcaaactggaagagtgaatgcctgtaccctgagttttctgtctaaggctagagtgttcgtacaaatccacataatcggaccagtcactcttacctggaaactcttggggtgagtgttcacttataggcaagcatgtcttcgctatacattattttgacccatttactttgattaatcactgcgtgtcgtttgtttgttcgaggtaacaaacgaatgatcgccttccttgtgttttgtcgatatCTTCAATACCTCTTGTGTTTTTCCAATTGTCGGcctcactcgtttctcatatttccttttagacaatgcctcctcgacgtgatgcacAACCTTTTACTGCTGaagaagtcgcagcccttgtcgCTCAGCAAATGGCTGCAGTGCTTCCAGGCGTAGTAACCCAGATCCATGAGTTATACAACAATAATGTTCAATGTagtttcaagaatttcaattctgctaagccgttgaagttttctgggtcgcaaggagcaactgcgctctgcagtggttcgagagtatcgagagcacattcagacatgtgcaatgtccgaatgagcgtaaggttgaatttgcatcaagtgtgttcgagaagcgtgctctgacatggtggaacggtgtgatgcGCGATACGGGTGCCGATGTGGCTATGGCAcaaacgtgggaagagcttcgagctctcatgatgaaa
This genomic interval carries:
- the LOC110900510 gene encoding uncharacterized protein LOC110900510; translated protein: MSHIWSIISNRESLWVKWIHSYKIKGRNFWEIPSRGALTWSWRKILSIRPVVRPHVWKLIGSGSQTNAWSDNWCVCSPIRNFITPRRIAQAGFNLQTTVAEIVDADGNWRWPQAWYDLFPVLIDVMVPALVPDSVNRLGWRSVEGKIVQFSSWEAWNNLRVRDNKVAWVNMVWYGQCIPRHSFHLWLVLKNKLKTQDRLAVWEAGSETNLRLMCCPLCNYGRDSRDHLFFQCTYAAKIWSIVKRKVDMVDVNDSWSSIMVWIELNANSKKLEHIVCKLLVGASTYFIWQERNNRLFSNIYRKEEMVAQIILDMVRLRIMGFKVGRDVKYRKLLETWGVKEDEPG